The Oxalobacteraceae bacterium OTU3CINTB1 genome includes a window with the following:
- a CDS encoding NirD/YgiW/YdeI family stress tolerance protein — MKRILQLSFVTALLAGSAVAVAQSGGYTGPSSNAAPAGYSGPSTVQLMTAKDLLAKGKDDQYAKLKGKLVNHKGGEEYEFADQSGKMTVEIDAKRFPDGAKIDQNTLVELTGEFDKETFGESTLDVKQIKVVTN, encoded by the coding sequence ATGAAACGCATACTCCAACTCTCCTTCGTCACCGCTTTGCTGGCCGGTTCGGCCGTTGCCGTCGCGCAGTCGGGCGGCTACACCGGACCGTCTTCCAACGCCGCGCCGGCCGGCTACTCCGGGCCGTCGACCGTGCAGCTGATGACCGCCAAGGATCTGCTGGCCAAGGGCAAGGACGACCAGTACGCCAAGCTCAAGGGCAAGCTGGTCAACCATAAGGGCGGCGAGGAATACGAGTTCGCCGACCAGAGCGGCAAGATGACGGTCGAGATCGACGCCAAGCGCTTCCCGGACGGCGCCAAGATCGACCAGAACACCCTGGTGGAGCTGACCGGTGAATTCGACAAGGAAACGTTCGGCGAATCGACCCTGGACGTCAAGCAAATCAAGGTGGTGACCAACTAG
- a CDS encoding HPF/RaiA family ribosome-associated protein — MNIAIQSNGLVLTESLRAYVYRRLETSLGWALTRRLAVWLSDINGPRGGRDKRCKIQISLDNGKTVVIEDTEEDMYAAIDRAAERADRALARQLSRSREFTHDKVATLAPADEDADGKDGR; from the coding sequence ATGAACATCGCAATCCAATCGAACGGCCTGGTCCTTACCGAGAGCCTGCGCGCCTATGTCTACCGCCGCCTGGAGACGTCGCTGGGCTGGGCACTGACCCGCCGCTTGGCCGTGTGGTTGTCGGACATCAACGGCCCGCGCGGCGGCCGCGACAAGCGCTGCAAGATTCAGATCAGCCTCGACAACGGCAAGACCGTCGTCATCGAGGACACCGAGGAAGACATGTACGCCGCGATCGACCGCGCCGCCGAACGCGCCGACCGCGCGCTGGCGCGCCAATTGTCGCGCAGCCGCGAATTCACCCACGACAAAGTGGCCACCCTGGCGCCGGCGGACGAGGACGCCGACGGCAAAGACGGGCGATAA
- a CDS encoding ATP-binding protein, with protein MTTKPADAHRAPWSLRRRLLAVIVAASTVLWLGSLGIVTVIAWHETNEVFDDALEESGYMIMAATTEWNERGLLASARPGGANGRKVDMQYQIVVDGRVIQRTSGAPARPFVTGFDDSHGFADPEFDERRWRVFVVRDDARRFEVQVGQKYKKRFDILEELAESLWLPVLGFLALLALVCWVLTGRVLKPLHRTASAIAAKTPDDLALVPSAGQPRELLPIVLALNGVLGRLDAALQAERRFTADAAHELRTPLAGLHMHVQLLQRQHPELAASFQKLRQDIARMTGLVDSLLALARLDPLAREQLVRQPVALVPLFERLLDEHAGVAEQRGITLAARCELDQVDANPQMLEIMLRNLIDNALRYCPAGSRVEIAADRIAGSGRIVVRDDGPGVDDASRQRLTERFFRVLGQGQGGSGLGLSIVKRIADLHGIDIVFGTGLDGRGLGVTLKLPSR; from the coding sequence ATGACGACTAAACCGGCCGATGCGCACCGCGCGCCGTGGTCGCTGCGGCGGCGCCTGCTGGCGGTGATTGTCGCGGCCAGCACCGTGCTGTGGCTGGGGAGCCTCGGCATCGTGACCGTCATCGCATGGCACGAGACCAACGAGGTGTTCGACGACGCGCTGGAGGAGTCCGGCTACATGATCATGGCCGCCACCACCGAGTGGAACGAGCGCGGCTTGCTGGCGTCGGCGCGGCCCGGTGGCGCCAACGGCCGCAAGGTCGACATGCAATACCAGATCGTCGTCGACGGCCGGGTCATCCAGCGCACCAGCGGCGCGCCGGCGCGGCCGTTTGTCACCGGCTTCGACGACAGCCACGGCTTTGCCGATCCCGAATTCGACGAGCGCCGCTGGCGCGTGTTCGTGGTGCGCGACGACGCGCGCCGCTTCGAGGTGCAGGTCGGCCAGAAATACAAGAAGCGCTTCGATATCCTGGAGGAACTTGCCGAGTCGCTGTGGTTACCGGTGCTGGGTTTCCTGGCGCTGCTGGCGCTGGTGTGCTGGGTCTTGACCGGGCGCGTGCTCAAGCCCTTGCACCGCACCGCGTCGGCCATCGCGGCCAAGACGCCGGACGATCTGGCGCTGGTGCCGAGCGCCGGCCAGCCGCGCGAGCTGTTGCCGATCGTGCTGGCGCTGAACGGCGTGCTGGGCCGCCTTGACGCGGCGCTGCAAGCCGAGCGCCGCTTCACCGCCGATGCCGCGCACGAGCTGCGCACGCCGCTGGCCGGGCTGCACATGCACGTGCAGTTGCTGCAGCGGCAGCATCCGGAGCTGGCCGCGTCGTTCCAGAAGCTGCGCCAGGATATCGCGCGCATGACCGGGCTGGTCGACAGCCTGCTGGCGCTGGCGCGACTCGATCCGCTGGCGCGCGAACAACTGGTGCGCCAGCCGGTGGCGTTGGTGCCGCTGTTCGAGCGCTTGCTCGACGAGCATGCGGGCGTGGCCGAACAGCGCGGCATCACCCTGGCCGCGCGCTGCGAGCTGGATCAGGTGGACGCCAACCCGCAGATGCTGGAGATCATGCTGCGCAACCTGATCGACAATGCGCTGCGCTATTGCCCGGCCGGCAGCCGGGTCGAGATCGCGGCGGACCGCATCGCCGGTAGCGGCCGCATTGTCGTGCGCGACGACGGCCCCGGCGTCGACGATGCGAGCCGGCAGCGGCTGACGGAGCGGTTCTTCCGCGTGCTGGGGCAGGGGCAGGGCGGCAGCGGACTGGGTCTGTCGATCGTCAAACGCATCGCCGATTTGCACGGGATCGATATCGTCTTCGGCACAGGCCTCGACGGCCGGGGCTTGGGTGTCACGCTGAAGCTGCCGTCCCGCTAA
- a CDS encoding nuclear transport factor 2 family protein, which yields MKLPTVTAYVLTSLLATVPASPVMAAEPADLRAEILAADARLFGAINQRDIAAMKQGFSPRLEFYHDRTGLTGYADNIRIFENKFKEPGTLRREAMNDTAEVFPAGPDRAMHIGSHRFCSAEAPGAKEGCGVYRFSMVWEKEAGTWKLLRVLSYGH from the coding sequence ATGAAATTACCGACCGTCACCGCTTATGTGCTTACCTCGCTGCTTGCCACCGTTCCCGCCTCGCCCGTTATGGCCGCCGAACCGGCCGACCTGCGCGCGGAGATTCTGGCGGCGGACGCGCGCCTGTTCGGCGCCATCAACCAGCGCGATATCGCGGCCATGAAACAAGGCTTCAGCCCCCGGCTGGAGTTCTATCACGACCGTACCGGCTTGACGGGCTACGCCGACAACATCCGCATCTTTGAAAACAAATTCAAGGAACCGGGCACGCTGCGCCGCGAGGCCATGAACGACACGGCCGAGGTTTTCCCCGCTGGCCCGGACCGGGCGATGCACATCGGCAGCCACCGCTTCTGCTCAGCGGAGGCGCCCGGCGCGAAGGAAGGCTGCGGCGTCTACCGCTTCTCGATGGTCTGGGAAAAAGAAGCAGGCACCTGGAAACTGCTGCGCGTGCTGAGCTACGGCCATTGA
- a CDS encoding TerB family tellurite resistance protein: protein MRHYDTDSASAAGRLVALCMVVDGNMAPSELQALQRSRLLEYIDIDIDNFHDLVDDLCQDMLSTSVKHEHVVLDEATIDALLGEIQDPALRRQLLRAMWNIADADGVLADAEAKLLSRACAVWSAESHFVKEEVRQLAVR, encoded by the coding sequence ATGAGACATTACGACACCGATAGCGCCAGCGCCGCTGGCCGACTCGTGGCCCTGTGCATGGTAGTTGACGGCAACATGGCGCCGTCCGAGCTGCAGGCGCTGCAACGTTCGCGGCTGCTGGAGTACATCGACATCGATATCGACAACTTCCACGACCTGGTCGACGACCTGTGCCAGGACATGCTGAGCACCTCCGTCAAGCACGAGCACGTGGTGCTCGACGAGGCCACCATCGACGCCCTGCTCGGCGAGATCCAGGACCCGGCGTTGCGCCGCCAGCTGCTGCGCGCCATGTGGAACATCGCCGACGCCGACGGCGTGCTGGCCGACGCCGAGGCCAAGCTGCTGTCCCGTGCCTGCGCCGTCTGGTCGGCGGAGTCGCACTTCGTCAAGGAGGAAGTCAGGCAGCTGGCGGTCCGCTAA
- a CDS encoding histidine phosphatase family protein: MLRRSFMGMLALLGASPAGAGDTDSAALWRRLREGGYVVLMRHAATVPGVGDPENFKLGACATQRNLSDRGREDARRIGAAFRERQVPVSQVLSSRWCRCIDTAQLAFGRARPETMVDSMFNDDDAARQTKVRALRTYLSTHKEAGNLVLVTHDINIRVLVGESLAQGEMVVALAQPDGALKSVGVLPLPK, encoded by the coding sequence ATGCTGCGTCGTTCATTTATGGGAATGCTGGCGCTGCTGGGCGCAAGCCCCGCCGGTGCTGGCGATACGGATAGCGCGGCCCTTTGGCGCCGCCTGCGCGAAGGCGGGTACGTGGTGCTGATGCGACACGCGGCGACGGTGCCGGGCGTTGGCGACCCGGAAAACTTTAAGCTCGGAGCGTGCGCTACCCAACGTAATTTGTCCGATCGCGGGCGGGAGGATGCGCGCCGCATCGGCGCGGCCTTCCGCGAGCGGCAGGTGCCGGTGTCGCAGGTGCTGTCGAGCCGGTGGTGCCGCTGCATCGATACGGCGCAGCTGGCGTTCGGCCGGGCGCGGCCGGAAACGATGGTCGATTCGATGTTCAACGATGACGACGCCGCGCGCCAGACCAAGGTGCGCGCGCTGCGGACTTATCTGTCTACGCACAAAGAGGCGGGCAACCTGGTGCTGGTGACGCACGACATCAACATCCGCGTGCTGGTCGGCGAGAGCCTGGCGCAGGGCGAGATGGTGGTGGCGCTGGCGCAGCCGGACGGCGCGCTCAAGTCGGTCGGCGTGCTGCCGCTCCCAAAATGA
- a CDS encoding DNA-binding protein, whose protein sequence is MSRQEVTAEQVASAADGIQRDGQRVTIEAVSAALDGASVNAVHKHLTAWRARNAKPAEAPKLDIPEPIAIALGKWAQQLAEEAGVGARDALAQSEEDMEVLLKSGEQFEAEREELLAQLASLTAARDEALATLVERGEEIDQLQAELRNARHIATDALVGKAKDQLAIEGKDSQLADLRAQIERNVAAAAALSDARLKAEMELVGAVTARDSYAAEIKELRARLASRKTD, encoded by the coding sequence ATGTCACGTCAAGAAGTCACAGCCGAACAGGTCGCCTCCGCGGCCGATGGGATACAGCGCGACGGCCAGCGGGTGACGATCGAGGCGGTCAGCGCGGCGCTGGACGGGGCCTCCGTCAACGCCGTGCACAAGCATCTGACGGCGTGGCGCGCCCGCAACGCCAAGCCGGCCGAGGCGCCCAAGCTCGATATCCCGGAGCCGATCGCCATCGCGCTGGGCAAGTGGGCGCAGCAGCTGGCCGAGGAGGCCGGCGTCGGCGCGCGCGACGCGCTGGCCCAGTCCGAGGAGGATATGGAAGTCCTGCTCAAGTCCGGCGAGCAGTTCGAGGCCGAGCGCGAGGAGCTGCTGGCCCAGCTCGCCAGCCTGACGGCGGCGCGCGACGAGGCGCTGGCCACCCTGGTCGAGCGCGGCGAGGAGATCGACCAGTTGCAGGCCGAGCTGCGCAACGCGCGCCACATCGCCACCGACGCGCTGGTGGGCAAGGCGAAGGACCAGTTGGCCATCGAGGGCAAGGACAGCCAGCTGGCCGACCTGCGCGCGCAGATCGAGCGCAACGTGGCGGCCGCCGCCGCGTTGTCCGACGCCCGGCTCAAAGCCGAGATGGAGCTGGTCGGCGCGGTCACTGCGCGCGACAGTTACGCCGCCGAGATCAAGGAGTTGCGGGCGCGGCTGGCGTCGCGCAAGACCGACTAG
- the nhaR gene encoding transcriptional activator NhaR, with product MATLNYKHLRYFWMVARSGSIAKAAEQLHLTPQSISGQLTEFADTLGVELFRRVGRRLELTETGNRVLRHAEDIFSAGDALLEVVKDQSATQATTFRVGVSDSVSKAVACRLVAPALSLAEPTRLICREGRLAALLADMAVHKLDLIITDRAMPSHLSVRGYNHLLGESELGVFGAPALVATLSGAFPECLNNVPLLLPGEDFAVHARLMQWLHTHVPRLRVIGEFDDSAMIKAFGQSGAGLFFAPAAIADTICAQYGVVLVGTIPSLREQVYAITTERRISHPATQAIRQAALETLST from the coding sequence ATGGCCACTTTGAACTACAAACACTTGCGCTACTTCTGGATGGTGGCGCGCAGCGGCAGCATCGCCAAGGCCGCCGAGCAGCTGCATTTGACGCCGCAATCGATCTCCGGCCAGCTCACCGAATTCGCCGATACCCTGGGCGTCGAGCTGTTCCGGCGGGTCGGGCGGCGCCTGGAGCTGACCGAAACCGGCAACCGCGTGCTGCGCCACGCGGAGGACATCTTCAGCGCCGGCGACGCCTTGCTGGAAGTCGTTAAGGACCAGTCCGCTACACAAGCTACCACGTTTCGGGTCGGGGTTTCCGATTCGGTGTCGAAGGCGGTGGCCTGCCGCCTGGTCGCGCCGGCGCTGTCGCTGGCCGAGCCGACGCGGCTGATCTGCAGGGAAGGGCGGCTGGCCGCGTTGCTGGCCGACATGGCCGTGCACAAGCTCGACCTGATCATCACCGACCGCGCCATGCCCAGCCATCTGAGCGTGCGCGGCTATAACCACTTGCTGGGCGAAAGCGAGTTGGGCGTGTTCGGCGCGCCGGCCCTGGTGGCGACATTGAGCGGGGCGTTCCCGGAATGTCTGAATAACGTGCCGCTGCTGTTGCCGGGAGAGGATTTCGCCGTGCACGCCAGGCTGATGCAGTGGCTGCACACGCACGTGCCGCGTTTGCGCGTGATCGGCGAGTTCGACGACAGCGCCATGATCAAGGCGTTCGGGCAGTCGGGCGCCGGGCTGTTCTTCGCGCCGGCGGCGATTGCCGACACCATCTGCGCGCAGTACGGCGTGGTGTTGGTCGGCACCATCCCGTCGCTGCGCGAGCAGGTGTATGCGATCACGACCGAGCGGCGCATCAGCCATCCGGCCACGCAGGCGATCCGGCAGGCGGCGCTGGAGACCTTGTCCACGTAA
- a CDS encoding metal-dependent hydrolase produces the protein MLTTAFAASAQDSKGNKTEVQWLGQAAFKITTPGGKVIVVDPWLTSNPKTPPAYKNLEALGKVDLILVTHGHNDHFADAPALAKLNNVPVYGPAGLMQSVAALEILPATQAVRFGKSGTVTPLGPDIKITAVHAEHSSELGWKNPATGKDEVHVGGEPVGYIIELENGFKIYHMGDTGLFGDMKFIGDYYKPDLALMPIGGHFVMSPKDAAMATREWLHPRYVIPMHYGTTPQLKGTPAEYSAALGHSKIKVMAINPGDKLDF, from the coding sequence ATGCTCACCACCGCCTTCGCCGCCTCGGCCCAGGACAGCAAGGGCAACAAGACGGAAGTGCAATGGCTGGGGCAAGCGGCCTTCAAGATCACCACGCCGGGCGGCAAGGTCATCGTCGTCGATCCGTGGCTGACCTCCAATCCCAAAACGCCGCCGGCCTATAAAAACCTGGAAGCCCTCGGCAAGGTCGACCTGATCCTCGTCACGCACGGCCACAACGACCACTTCGCCGACGCCCCGGCGCTGGCCAAGTTGAACAACGTGCCCGTCTACGGCCCGGCCGGACTGATGCAATCGGTGGCGGCGCTGGAGATCCTGCCGGCCACGCAAGCGGTACGCTTCGGCAAGAGCGGCACCGTCACGCCGCTCGGCCCCGACATCAAGATCACCGCCGTGCACGCCGAGCACAGCTCGGAACTGGGCTGGAAGAACCCCGCCACCGGCAAGGACGAGGTGCACGTCGGCGGCGAGCCGGTCGGCTACATCATCGAACTGGAAAACGGCTTCAAGATTTACCACATGGGCGACACCGGTCTGTTCGGCGACATGAAATTCATCGGCGACTACTACAAGCCGGACCTGGCGCTGATGCCGATCGGCGGCCACTTCGTCATGAGCCCGAAGGATGCGGCCATGGCGACACGCGAATGGCTGCATCCGCGCTACGTCATCCCGATGCACTACGGCACCACGCCGCAGCTGAAAGGCACGCCGGCCGAATACAGCGCGGCGCTGGGCCACAGCAAGATCAAAGTTATGGCCATCAATCCCGGCGACAAGCTGGACTTTTAA
- a CDS encoding response regulator transcription factor, translated as MRILLVEDDTSLGETILAWLRLDQHAVDWVQRGDSAQTALMTHRYDCVLLDRGLPGLSGDALLAELRAAGNAVPVILITAFNALADRVEGLDLGADDYLVKPFELEEMSARIRAAVRRGADQVSNDLVHAGIALNLDTKQASLGGQPVALTAREYHVLYALLLRKNSIVTRAQIEETLYGWGDEVESNAIEVYIHNLRKKLGADSIVTVRGLGYRLKNNDD; from the coding sequence ATGCGCATTCTGTTAGTCGAAGACGACACCTCCCTGGGCGAGACCATCCTCGCCTGGCTGCGGCTCGACCAGCACGCCGTCGATTGGGTTCAACGCGGCGATTCTGCCCAGACCGCGCTGATGACCCACCGCTACGATTGCGTGCTGCTCGACCGTGGCTTGCCCGGCCTGTCTGGCGACGCCTTGCTGGCCGAGTTGCGCGCCGCCGGCAACGCCGTGCCGGTCATCCTGATCACCGCCTTCAACGCGCTGGCCGACCGGGTCGAGGGGCTGGACCTTGGCGCCGACGATTACCTGGTCAAGCCGTTCGAGCTGGAGGAGATGTCGGCGCGCATCCGGGCGGCGGTGCGGCGCGGCGCCGACCAGGTGAGCAATGATCTGGTGCACGCCGGCATCGCGCTCAACCTCGACACCAAGCAGGCCAGCCTGGGCGGACAGCCGGTGGCGCTGACCGCGCGCGAATACCACGTGCTGTACGCGCTGCTGCTGCGCAAGAACAGCATCGTCACCCGTGCCCAGATCGAGGAAACCCTGTACGGCTGGGGCGACGAGGTGGAAAGCAACGCCATCGAGGTCTACATCCACAACCTGCGCAAGAAACTGGGCGCCGACAGCATCGTCACCGTTCGCGGCCTCGGCTACCGGCTGAAAAACAATGACGACTAA
- a CDS encoding fasciclin domain-containing protein has product MKKFLMAAAFTMAFGAANAADIVDTAKSAGSFNTLVTAVQAAGLVDTLKGPGPFTVFAPTDEAFAKIPKAKLDALLKDKAALTKVLTYHVVPGKVMAADVKPGKVKTVQGESLTVTAKDGKVMVDKAHVTKTDIAADNGVIHVIDTVVMPK; this is encoded by the coding sequence ATGAAGAAGTTCTTGATGGCAGCAGCTTTCACCATGGCTTTCGGCGCAGCGAACGCGGCGGACATCGTCGATACCGCGAAATCGGCCGGCTCGTTCAACACACTGGTCACGGCGGTGCAAGCGGCCGGCCTGGTCGACACGCTCAAAGGCCCGGGTCCGTTCACCGTCTTCGCGCCGACCGACGAAGCCTTCGCGAAGATTCCAAAGGCCAAGCTCGACGCCCTGCTGAAAGACAAAGCCGCGCTGACCAAGGTCCTGACCTACCACGTGGTGCCGGGCAAAGTAATGGCCGCCGACGTCAAGCCGGGCAAGGTCAAGACCGTGCAGGGTGAATCGCTGACCGTGACTGCCAAAGACGGCAAAGTCATGGTCGACAAGGCCCACGTCACCAAGACCGACATCGCCGCCGACAACGGCGTGATCCACGTCATCGACACGGTCGTCATGCCTAAATAA
- a CDS encoding TerC family protein yields MTGIENIATAPMWAGFVAFVLLMLAVDLWVFGGNKAHKVTLREAGAWSLGWFSLALAFNGGLWWYLNGTVGAEIAEQKSLEFLSGYLIEKALSVDNVFVFLLIFTAFQVKAEYQRRVLIYGVLGAIVMRAVMILAGAWVVKEFSWVLYLFGAFLLYTGVQMIRAVDNEPDVKNNPVLKFARRHLPVSEGDHGEKFFVKKDGKRYVTMLFLVLILIEVTDLVFAVDSIPAIFAITSDPFIVFTSNMFAILGLRALYFLLADIADRFHLLKYGLALVLCFIGLKMLLLPWIHIPVHISLSVVALLIAGSVVASLYATRKK; encoded by the coding sequence ATGACTGGAATCGAGAACATCGCCACCGCCCCCATGTGGGCGGGCTTCGTGGCCTTTGTGTTGCTGATGCTGGCCGTCGACCTGTGGGTCTTCGGCGGCAACAAGGCACACAAGGTCACGCTGCGCGAGGCGGGCGCATGGTCGCTGGGCTGGTTCAGCCTGGCGCTGGCCTTTAACGGCGGCCTGTGGTGGTATTTGAACGGCACCGTCGGCGCGGAAATCGCCGAACAAAAATCGCTGGAGTTCCTGTCCGGCTACCTGATCGAGAAAGCCCTGTCGGTCGACAACGTCTTCGTCTTCCTGCTGATCTTCACGGCGTTCCAGGTCAAGGCCGAGTACCAGCGGCGCGTGCTGATCTACGGCGTGCTGGGCGCGATCGTCATGCGTGCCGTCATGATTTTGGCCGGCGCGTGGGTGGTGAAGGAGTTCAGCTGGGTGCTGTACCTGTTCGGCGCGTTCCTGCTGTACACCGGCGTGCAGATGATCCGGGCCGTCGACAACGAACCGGACGTCAAGAACAACCCGGTGCTGAAGTTTGCCCGCCGCCACCTGCCGGTGTCGGAAGGCGATCACGGCGAGAAGTTCTTCGTGAAGAAAGATGGCAAGCGCTATGTGACCATGCTGTTCCTGGTGCTGATCCTGATCGAGGTGACCGACCTGGTGTTCGCGGTCGATTCGATCCCGGCTATTTTCGCCATCACGTCGGACCCGTTCATCGTGTTCACGTCGAACATGTTCGCGATCCTTGGTTTGCGGGCGCTGTACTTCCTGCTGGCCGATATCGCAGACCGGTTCCACCTGCTCAAATATGGCCTCGCACTGGTGCTGTGCTTCATCGGCTTGAAGATGCTGTTGCTGCCGTGGATACACATCCCGGTCCACATCTCGCTGTCGGTGGTGGCTTTGCTGATCGCGGGTAGCGTCGTCGCCAGCCTGTATGCGACGCGCAAGAAATAA